One part of the Larimichthys crocea isolate SSNF chromosome XIX, L_crocea_2.0, whole genome shotgun sequence genome encodes these proteins:
- the LOC104931306 gene encoding H(+)/Cl(-) exchange transporter 4 encodes MEAEGVSSATPTEEMNGAGNLMDFLDEPFPDVGTYEDFHTIDWLREKSRDTDRHRKITSKSKESMWELIKSLLDAWSGWVVMLLIGLLSGTLAGVIDLAVDWMTDLKEGVCLSAFWYSHEQCCWTSNETTFDDRDKCPQWQKWAELMTGHAEGAGAYVLNYFLYVLWALLFSFLAVSLVRVFAPYACGSGIPEIKTILSGFIIRGYLGKWTLLIKTVTLVLAVSSGLSLGKEGPLVHVACCCGNLFCSLFSKYSKNEGKRREVLSAAAAAGVSVAFGAPIGGVLFSLEEVSYYFPLKTLWRSFFAALVAAFTLRSINPFGNSRLVLFYVEYHTPWYMAELVPFILLGVFGGLWGTLFIRANIAWCRRRKTTQLGKYPVLEVIAVTGITAVLAFPNPYTRRSTSELISELFNDCGALESSQLCDYINNPNMSRPVDDIPDRPAGPGVYNALWQLALALVFKIVITIFTFGMKIPSGLFIPSMAVGAIAGRIVGIAVEQMAYHHHDWIIFKNWCRPGADCVTPGLYAMVGAAACLGGVTRMTVSLVVIMFELTGGLEYIVPLMAAAVTSKWVADAFGKEGIYESHIQLNGYPYLDVRDEFTHRTLATDVMRPRRNDPPLAVLTQDSTTVEDVETLIKDTDYNGFPVVVSRESERLIGFVQRRDLTLAIKNARQKQDGVVSSSVVYFTEDAPQLPASNPQPLKLRRILNLSPFTVTDHTPMETVVDIFRKLGLRQCLVTRSGRLLGIITKKDVLRHMAQMMNQDPESIMFN; translated from the exons GTGTGAGCAGTGCCACGCCCACAGAGGAGATGAACGGGGCGGGAAACCTGATGGACTTCCTGGACGAGCCGTTTCCTGACGTGGGCACGTACGAAGACTTCCACACCATCGACTGGCTGAGGGAGAAGTCCAGAGACACAGACCGCCACCGCAAG ATCACCAGTAAGAGCAAAGAGTCCATGTGGGAGCTGATCAAGAGTCTGCTGGACGCCTGGTCAGGATGGGTGGTGATGCTGCTCATCGGACTGCTCTCAG GGACGCTGGCCGGAGTGATCGACCTGGCGGTGGACTGGATGACCGATCTGAAGGAAGGCGTGTGTCTGTCGGCCTTCTGGTACAGCCACGAGCAGTGCTGCTGGACGTCCAACGAGACGACCTTCGACGACCGAGACAAGTGTCCGCAGTGGCAGAAGTGGGCCGAGCTGATGACCGGCCACGCTGAG GGAGCCGGAGCGTACGTGTTGAACTACTTCCTGTATGTTCTGTGGGCTCTGCTGTTTTCCTTCCTGGCGGTGTCGCTGGTCCGAGTGTTCGCTCCGTACGCCTGCGGTTCAGGAATCCCAGAG ATCAAGACCATCCTTAGTGGCTTCATCATCCGCGGGTACCTGGGCAAATGGACCCTGCTGATCAAGACGGTCACCCTGGTTCTGGCGGTGTCTTCGGGTCTCAGCCTGGGGAAGGAGGGTCCTCTGGTCCACGTCGCCTGTTGCTGTGGAAACCTCTTCTGCAGCCTCTTCTCCAAGTACAGCAAGAACGAGGGCAAACGCAGAGAG gtgttatcagcagcagcagcagctggcgTGTCGGTGGCCTTTGGAGCGCCCATCGGAGGAGTTCTGTTCAGCCTGGAGGAG GTCAGTTACTACTTCCCTCTGAAGACTTTGTGGCGTTCTTTCTTCGCTGCCCTGGTCGCTGCCTTCACACTGCGCTCCATTAACCCGTTTGGCAACAGCCGCCTGGTGCTGTTCTACGTGGAGTACCACACGCCGTGGTACATGGCCGAGCTGGTCCCGTTTATCCTGCTGGGTGTGTTCGGCGGGCTCTGGGGGACCCTCTTTATCCGGGCCAACATCGCCTGGTGCCGGCGGAGGAAGACCACACAGCTGGGGAAGTACCCGGTCCTGGAGGTCATTGCTGTGACGGGTATCACTGCTGTGCTGGCTTTCCCCAACCCATACACCCGCCGCAGCACCAGCGAGCTCATCTCTGAGCTCTTCAACGACTGCGGCGCGCTGGAGTCATCACAGCTCTGCGACTACATTAACAACCCCAACATGAGTCGGCCGGTGGATGACATCCCAGACCGACCCGCGGGGCCCGGGGTCTACAATGCCCTGTGGCAGCTTGCCCTCGCTCTCGTCTTCAAGAtcgtcatcaccatcttcaCCTTCGGCATGAAG ATTCCATCAGGTCTCTTCATTCCCAGCATGGCGGTCGGCGCCATCGCAGGAAGGATCGTCGGGATCGCCGTGGAGCAGATGGCGTACCACCACCACGACTGGATCATCTTTAAGAACTGGTGCCGGCCCGGTGCGGACTGTGTCACACCTGGGCTCTACGCCATGGTGGGAGCCGCCGCCTGTTTGG GCGGGGTGACCAGGATGACCGTCTCCCTGGTGGTCATCATGTTCGAGCTCACCGGCGGTCTGGAGTACATCGTCCCGCTGATGGCCGCCGCTGTCACCAGCAAGTGGGTGGCAGACGCCTTCGGGAAGGAGGGCATCTACGAGTCGCACATCCAGCTCAACGGCTACCCCTACCTGGACGTCCGGGACGAGTTCACCCACCGCACGCTGGCCACCGACGTGATGCGGCCCCGCAGGAACGACCCGCCTCTGGCCGTCCTCACCCAGGACTCCACCACGGTGGAGGATGTGGAGACGCTGATCAAAGACACCGATTATAACGGCTTCCCGGTGGTCGTGTCGAGAGAGTCGGAGAGGCTCATCGGCTTTGTTCAGCGTCGGGACCTCACGCTCGCCATCA AGAACGCCCGTCAGAAGCAGGACGGCGTGGTGAGCAGCTCGGTGGTGTACTTCACCGAGGACGCACCACAACTGCCGGCCAGCAACCCGCAACCGCTGAAGCTGAGACGCATCCTGAACCTCAGCCCCTTCACCGTCACCGACCACACGCCCATGGAGACGGTGGTGGACATCTTCCGCAAGCTGGGCCTCCGGCAGTGTCTCGTCACCCGGAGCGG GCGTCTCCTGGGCATCATCACCAAGAAGGATGTCCTGCGACACATGGCTCAAATGATGAACCAGGACCCAGAGTCCATCATGTTCAACTAG